In Patulibacter sp. SYSU D01012, a single window of DNA contains:
- a CDS encoding metal-dependent transcriptional regulator, whose product MRGVTAAEQEYLETLLHLDEAQEPMTAANVSRAMALSAPTVHEMIKRLESDGFIERDERKRISFTAEGLAVARDVASRHRLVERFLVDVLGIPWYEVHTEAARIDRSVSPMVLEKMREAIGTATTCPHGHPIAVGQRVRCGTRLADVPVGERITMLRFENEQDEIVRSLHAAGARLGLTGVVERNDDEAVVVESPEGLHTELSPRVAATVAVWASVSTPGPPANATPIAPR is encoded by the coding sequence ATGCGTGGCGTCACGGCAGCGGAGCAGGAGTACCTCGAGACCCTGCTGCACCTGGACGAGGCGCAGGAGCCGATGACGGCCGCCAACGTCTCCCGCGCGATGGCGCTCTCCGCCCCGACGGTGCACGAGATGATCAAGCGCCTGGAGAGCGACGGCTTCATCGAGCGCGACGAGCGCAAGCGGATCTCGTTCACCGCCGAGGGCCTGGCGGTCGCGCGCGACGTCGCCAGCCGGCACCGCCTGGTCGAGCGCTTCCTCGTCGACGTGCTCGGGATCCCGTGGTACGAGGTGCACACGGAGGCCGCGCGCATCGACCGCAGCGTCAGCCCGATGGTGCTCGAGAAGATGCGCGAGGCCATCGGCACCGCGACGACGTGCCCGCACGGCCACCCGATCGCGGTCGGCCAGCGCGTGCGCTGCGGTACGCGCCTGGCCGACGTGCCCGTCGGGGAGCGGATCACGATGCTGCGGTTCGAGAACGAGCAGGACGAGATCGTCCGGTCCCTGCACGCCGCCGGCGCGCGCCTGGGCCTGACGGGCGTCGTCGAGCGCAACGACGACGAGGCGGTCGTCGTCGAGAGCCCCGAGGGCCTGCACACCGAGCTGAGCCCGCGCGTCGCCGCGACCGTGGCGGTCTGGGCGTCCGTCTCGACGCCGGGCCCGCCGGCGAACGCCACGCCCATCGCGCCCCGCTAG
- the pgeF gene encoding peptidoglycan editing factor PgeF, which yields MPDDVPVLRFGLLEGTGGDAVVSTRLGGTSAPPYDTLNLGLTVGDDPAAVVANRRRFFAAAGLALERSVWPRLVHGVEVAHVGAEDAGRGATDLDTAVPGVDALITDEPGLALCVTVADCVPVVAFDASTRCVGVAHAGWRGTAGGIAARMVRALGERFGAQADGLRVAIGPSIGVDDYEVGPDVIDAMTAAYPDERDAILPRDAAGRTRCDLRAANRAALLAAGVRPDRIAVSPISTAARTDRFFSHRAERSTGRFAAAAVVLPAA from the coding sequence GTGCCCGACGACGTGCCCGTCCTGCGCTTCGGCCTCCTCGAGGGGACCGGCGGCGACGCGGTGGTGTCGACCCGCCTGGGCGGGACGAGCGCCCCGCCGTACGACACGCTCAACCTGGGGCTGACCGTCGGCGACGACCCGGCCGCCGTGGTCGCGAACCGGCGCCGCTTCTTCGCCGCCGCCGGCCTGGCGCTCGAGCGGTCGGTCTGGCCGCGGCTGGTGCACGGCGTCGAGGTCGCGCACGTCGGCGCGGAGGACGCCGGCCGCGGGGCGACCGACCTGGACACGGCGGTCCCGGGCGTGGACGCGCTGATCACCGACGAGCCGGGCCTGGCGCTCTGCGTCACGGTCGCCGACTGCGTGCCGGTCGTCGCGTTCGACGCGTCGACCCGCTGCGTCGGCGTCGCGCACGCCGGGTGGCGGGGCACCGCCGGCGGCATCGCCGCGCGGATGGTGCGCGCGCTCGGCGAGCGCTTCGGGGCCCAGGCCGACGGGCTGCGGGTGGCGATCGGTCCGTCGATCGGCGTGGACGACTACGAGGTCGGCCCCGACGTGATCGATGCGATGACCGCGGCGTATCCGGACGAGCGCGACGCGATCCTGCCGCGGGACGCCGCGGGGCGGACCCGGTGCGACCTGCGGGCGGCCAACCGCGCCGCGCTGCTCGCGGCGGGCGTGCGGCCCGACCGGATCGCGGTCAGCCCGATCTCGACCGCCGCGCGGACCGACCGCTTCTTCTCGCACCGCGCGGAGCGCTCGACCGGGCGGTTCGCCGCCGCCGCCGTCGTCCTCCCCGCGGCATGA
- a CDS encoding UDP-galactose-lipid carrier transferase, producing the protein MGRLDDLDLSLRLSRKEEASRLDAAQTRLTQLRLALGGLTWAGSPKQPKHGEHPIGPPLLVVIEGWDAAGKGGAIKRLVGTLDPRHYRVVQFAAPSYDELRHHWLQRFWLPLPGRGGMAVYDRTWYGRVLVERVEEITPEKDWRRGYREIREFEQQLVDDGTILVKFWLHISDREQLERFESRRDDPLKSWKLTPDDWRNREKRPQYEAAAEEMFAETDTAHAPWDVIPADSKRWARVAVVETVVRRIEERCAELGFALPDPLVTGKD; encoded by the coding sequence ATGGGCCGACTGGACGACCTGGACCTGAGCCTGCGGCTGTCGCGGAAGGAGGAGGCCTCCCGCCTGGACGCCGCGCAGACGCGGCTGACGCAGCTGCGGCTGGCGCTCGGCGGCCTGACGTGGGCCGGCAGCCCGAAGCAGCCCAAGCACGGCGAGCACCCGATCGGTCCGCCGCTGCTCGTCGTCATCGAGGGCTGGGACGCGGCCGGCAAGGGCGGGGCGATCAAGCGCCTGGTCGGCACGCTCGACCCGCGCCACTACCGCGTCGTGCAGTTCGCGGCGCCGTCCTACGACGAGCTGCGCCACCACTGGCTGCAGCGGTTCTGGCTGCCGCTGCCCGGCCGCGGCGGGATGGCCGTCTACGACCGCACCTGGTACGGCCGCGTGCTGGTGGAGCGCGTGGAGGAGATCACGCCCGAGAAGGACTGGCGGCGCGGCTACCGCGAGATCCGCGAGTTCGAGCAGCAGCTCGTCGACGACGGCACGATCCTGGTCAAGTTCTGGCTGCACATCAGCGACCGGGAGCAGCTCGAGCGGTTCGAGAGCCGCCGCGACGACCCGCTCAAGTCGTGGAAGCTGACGCCCGACGACTGGCGCAACCGCGAGAAGCGCCCGCAGTACGAGGCGGCCGCCGAGGAGATGTTCGCCGAGACCGACACCGCCCACGCCCCGTGGGACGTCATCCCGGCCGACTCGAAGCGCTGGGCGCGCGTCGCGGTCGTCGAGACCGTCGTGCGCCGGATCGAGGAGCGCTGCGCCGAGCTGGGCTTCGCGCTGCCGGACCCGCTCGTCACCGGCAAGGACTGA
- a CDS encoding helix-turn-helix domain-containing protein: MSDYPFKHAGPVPPRRMIDREDERRRLGRAAAERTPVRLAAPRRYGKTTLLAAHAAALEAAGWRTVRADLGGISDLAGLTRALLVAWAGHREAAPVRRVERLAGRIGADVSLAGPRLTLAPAGATPADHGRLLEELLALPDAVARSSGEPVLVILDEFQDLLVAGPGLDARLRAVIQPQQDVAYVFAGSEPSLIARMFERHEAPFFGQAEPLSLPPLPLESTIDEVERRFAELALDPGDAAATLVQLGEGHPQRTMLLCHLLARRLTEPGVDGDEDAHVAAVLEEALEQTAEIHAAALAPLTRLQRIVLGEVAHGRAPTSADLARRQGATRGAFHQALEALIEAGQLLARDPGPRWRLIDPLLRLRLRR, encoded by the coding sequence GTGTCCGACTACCCGTTCAAGCACGCGGGACCGGTGCCGCCCCGCCGGATGATCGACCGCGAGGACGAGCGGCGGCGGCTCGGGCGCGCGGCGGCGGAGCGGACGCCGGTGCGCCTGGCCGCGCCGCGGCGCTACGGCAAGACGACCCTGCTGGCCGCCCACGCCGCGGCGCTCGAGGCGGCTGGGTGGCGGACCGTCCGCGCCGACCTCGGGGGGATCAGCGACCTGGCCGGCCTGACGCGCGCGCTCCTCGTCGCCTGGGCCGGGCACCGCGAGGCGGCCCCGGTCCGCCGCGTCGAGCGCCTGGCCGGCCGCATCGGCGCCGACGTGTCGCTCGCGGGCCCGCGCCTGACCCTCGCCCCCGCGGGGGCCACGCCGGCGGACCACGGGCGCCTGCTGGAGGAGCTGCTCGCGCTGCCCGACGCCGTCGCGCGGAGCTCCGGCGAGCCGGTCCTCGTCATCCTCGACGAGTTCCAGGACCTGCTCGTGGCCGGGCCCGGCCTCGACGCACGGCTGCGCGCGGTCATCCAGCCCCAGCAGGACGTCGCGTACGTCTTCGCCGGCTCGGAGCCGTCGCTCATCGCCCGGATGTTCGAGCGGCACGAGGCGCCCTTCTTCGGGCAGGCCGAGCCGCTCTCGCTGCCGCCGCTGCCGCTCGAGTCGACGATCGACGAGGTGGAGCGCCGCTTCGCCGAGCTCGCCCTCGACCCCGGCGACGCCGCCGCGACGCTCGTCCAGCTCGGCGAGGGCCACCCGCAGCGGACGATGCTGCTCTGCCACCTGCTCGCCCGCCGGCTGACCGAGCCTGGCGTCGACGGGGACGAGGACGCCCACGTCGCGGCGGTCCTGGAGGAGGCCCTGGAGCAGACGGCCGAGATCCACGCGGCGGCGCTGGCGCCGCTCACCCGGTTGCAGCGGATCGTCCTGGGCGAGGTCGCCCACGGGCGCGCGCCGACCTCGGCCGACCTGGCCCGCCGGCAGGGGGCCACCCGGGGGGCGTTCCACCAGGCGCTCGAGGCGCTCATCGAGGCGGGGCAGCTGCTCGCGCGCGACCCGGGGCCGCGCTGGCGGCTGATCGACCCGCTGCTGCGGCTGCGGCTGCGACGCTGA
- a CDS encoding response regulator transcription factor, with protein MSAPPTLLVADDDRRLLAALGRGLRAEGFDVRLVSDGQAALDALETRQIALALLDVAMPGLDGIAVIRHARARGLDLPICVVSARADVADRIRGLEAGADDYLVKPFALGELVARARALLRRRPPDAARWRVGDVTVDGGARRAWRGPRELGLTRREFDVLQALARRGGVVVTRPELLSLVWGYTDPTDTNVVDVFVGYLRRKLEADGEPRVIRTVTGVGFVLEDPAAD; from the coding sequence GTGAGCGCGCCGCCGACGCTGCTCGTGGCCGACGACGACCGGCGCCTGCTCGCCGCGCTCGGGCGCGGGCTGCGGGCCGAGGGCTTCGACGTCCGTCTCGTCTCGGACGGCCAGGCCGCCCTCGACGCGCTCGAGACCCGGCAGATCGCGCTCGCCCTCCTCGACGTGGCGATGCCAGGCCTCGACGGCATCGCCGTGATCCGCCACGCGCGCGCTCGCGGGCTGGACCTGCCGATCTGCGTCGTGTCGGCGCGCGCCGACGTGGCCGACCGGATCCGGGGACTGGAGGCGGGGGCCGACGACTACCTCGTCAAGCCGTTCGCCCTCGGCGAGCTCGTCGCCCGCGCCCGGGCGCTGCTGCGCCGGCGTCCGCCGGACGCCGCGCGGTGGCGCGTCGGCGACGTCACGGTCGACGGCGGCGCGCGCCGCGCCTGGCGCGGCCCGCGGGAGCTGGGCCTGACGCGGCGGGAGTTCGACGTGCTGCAGGCGCTCGCGCGGCGCGGCGGCGTCGTCGTCACCCGGCCCGAGCTGCTGTCCCTCGTCTGGGGCTACACCGACCCGACCGACACGAACGTCGTCGACGTCTTCGTCGGGTACCTGCGGCGCAAGCTCGAGGCCGACGGCGAGCCGCGCGTGATCCGGACGGTGACCGGCGTCGGGTTCGTGCTCGAGGACCCGGCCGCGGACTGA
- a CDS encoding HAMP domain-containing sensor histidine kinase translates to MARAPATFLRSLRHRVAALSAVVVVTVLVGAGGGVVHVTSRDDRQQIDAGLRRQAAVLARLADVGVATSPRRGVRLPTPLEQRLDALLRSTEGAVRVYADGRLLFAAGGPARGRLPPAPGTGLRTLRTSVGDGWRSLTVAADGGRVRVETLRSLAEADARAATLRTTVSVLVVLGAVAAALLATLASGAALRPLRRLRRTADEVASTGDLARRVPEGGPVEVAAVSRALNTMLAQIETSAAERERTMAATQRFVADAGHELRTPLATLDATLELLVTHPELPAQDRHDALVEAWTEERRLAALADALQALARGDAGALGDEGEVDLQELVTAAVDAAARRHPEATFRLRPGPTVAPLPGSPSGLRRMVDNLLENAARHGGTRAAPSVEVALRQRPGERLLVVEDDGPGVPPEQRAAVFERFRRAPGGADGGSGLGLAIVAQQAALHGGSASIGASDRGGARVEVTLAAPDRDGTSAGDGACGETAGPVVLGPRTERGPDAGAPA, encoded by the coding sequence ATGGCCCGGGCCCCCGCGACGTTCCTCCGCAGCCTGCGGCATCGCGTCGCGGCCCTGAGCGCCGTGGTCGTGGTCACGGTGCTGGTGGGTGCCGGGGGCGGCGTCGTGCACGTGACCTCGCGGGACGACCGGCAGCAGATCGACGCCGGCCTGCGCCGCCAGGCGGCCGTGCTGGCGCGCCTGGCCGACGTCGGCGTCGCGACGAGCCCCCGGCGCGGCGTGCGCCTGCCCACGCCGCTGGAGCAGCGGCTCGACGCGCTGCTGCGGTCGACCGAGGGCGCCGTCCGGGTCTACGCGGACGGCCGCCTGCTCTTCGCCGCCGGCGGCCCCGCCCGGGGGCGGCTGCCGCCGGCGCCGGGGACGGGGCTGCGCACCCTGCGCACGAGCGTCGGCGACGGCTGGCGCTCGCTCACGGTGGCGGCCGACGGGGGACGCGTGCGGGTGGAGACGCTGCGCTCGCTCGCCGAGGCCGACGCCCGGGCCGCCACGCTGCGGACGACCGTAAGCGTCCTCGTCGTCCTGGGCGCCGTCGCCGCCGCGCTGCTCGCCACGCTCGCCTCCGGGGCCGCGCTGCGCCCGCTGCGGCGCCTGCGGCGCACCGCGGACGAGGTCGCCTCGACGGGCGACCTGGCGCGCCGCGTGCCGGAGGGCGGGCCGGTCGAGGTGGCGGCCGTCTCCCGCGCCCTGAACACGATGCTCGCGCAGATCGAGACGTCCGCGGCCGAGCGCGAGCGCACCATGGCGGCGACGCAGCGGTTCGTCGCGGACGCGGGCCACGAGCTGCGGACGCCGCTCGCCACGCTCGACGCGACGCTCGAGCTGCTCGTCACCCACCCGGAGCTGCCGGCGCAGGACCGCCACGACGCGCTCGTGGAGGCGTGGACCGAGGAACGACGGCTCGCGGCCCTCGCCGACGCCCTGCAGGCGCTGGCCCGCGGGGACGCCGGCGCGCTCGGCGACGAGGGCGAGGTCGACCTGCAGGAGCTCGTGACCGCCGCGGTGGACGCCGCGGCGCGCCGGCACCCCGAGGCCACGTTCCGGCTGCGTCCGGGGCCCACCGTCGCGCCGCTGCCCGGATCGCCGTCGGGGCTCCGGCGGATGGTCGACAACCTGCTCGAGAACGCGGCCCGCCACGGGGGCACGCGCGCCGCCCCGAGCGTCGAGGTCGCGCTGCGGCAGCGGCCCGGGGAGCGGCTGCTGGTCGTCGAGGACGACGGCCCCGGCGTCCCGCCGGAGCAGCGCGCGGCCGTCTTCGAGCGGTTCCGCCGGGCCCCCGGCGGCGCCGACGGCGGCTCCGGACTGGGCCTCGCGATCGTCGCGCAGCAGGCGGCGCTCCACGGCGGCAGCGCCTCGATCGGGGCGAGCGACCGCGGCGGGGCGCGCGTCGAGGTGACGCTGGCCGCGCCGGATCGGGACGGCACGAGCGCTGGGGACGGGGCATGCGGCGAGACCGCCGGCCCGGTCGTCCTCGGTCCGAGGACCGAGCGCGGGCCCGACGCCGGAGCCCCGGCGTGA
- a CDS encoding MATE family efflux transporter, whose translation MPALSSPHDREIVRLALPALGTLAAEPTYLLVDTAMVGHLGAQPLAALALATSILGTIGGLGVVATYATTAAVARLSGAGHEADLRRLAAQSLWLGVAIGVVGALLAVALGPAWIGGLGGEGATADDAARYLRIAAPGLALALLSMAAQGWLRGTGDLRTPLLIVVLGNLINLALNPLLIYGAGLGLDGSAVATLVGQATMGALFVRLLWRGSAEPGGAAVAGVRRPSLALLRRLGATGAYLLVRSGALLATFAVASAVAARVGEPSLAAHQIGWQLFLFLALVLDAIAIAGQVLIGRALGGGRTDEAVEAAHRMVLWTVVVGLAAAALLLLAREPVIGAFTDDDAVRDRARALWPLLCLMLPFAAAVFAFDGILIGAGDSRFLAGAMTAAALLGIPAMVLFRGLDWGVAGVWGGIVVTMLARLVGTWWRFRGRRWATPGAWR comes from the coding sequence GTGCCGGCGCTGTCCTCCCCCCACGACCGCGAGATCGTCCGGCTGGCGCTGCCCGCCCTGGGCACGCTGGCCGCGGAGCCCACGTACCTGCTCGTCGACACCGCGATGGTCGGCCACCTGGGCGCGCAGCCCCTCGCGGCGCTCGCGCTCGCGACGTCGATCCTGGGGACGATCGGCGGGCTGGGCGTCGTCGCCACGTACGCGACGACCGCCGCCGTGGCGCGGCTGTCCGGCGCCGGCCACGAGGCCGACCTGCGGCGCCTGGCCGCGCAGTCGCTGTGGCTCGGCGTGGCGATCGGCGTGGTGGGCGCGCTGCTCGCCGTCGCGCTCGGGCCCGCGTGGATCGGCGGGCTCGGCGGGGAGGGCGCCACCGCCGACGACGCCGCCCGCTACCTGCGGATCGCCGCGCCGGGCCTGGCGCTGGCGCTGCTGAGCATGGCCGCGCAGGGGTGGCTGCGCGGGACGGGCGACCTGCGCACGCCGCTGCTCATCGTCGTCCTGGGCAACCTCATCAACCTGGCGCTCAACCCGCTGCTGATCTACGGCGCCGGCCTGGGCCTGGACGGCTCCGCGGTCGCGACGCTCGTCGGCCAGGCGACGATGGGCGCGCTGTTCGTGCGCCTGCTGTGGCGGGGCAGCGCCGAGCCCGGCGGCGCCGCCGTCGCCGGCGTGCGGCGGCCGTCCCTGGCGCTCCTGCGGCGGCTGGGGGCGACCGGCGCCTACCTGCTCGTCCGCAGCGGCGCGCTGCTCGCCACGTTCGCCGTGGCCTCCGCGGTCGCGGCGCGCGTGGGCGAGCCGTCGCTGGCGGCGCACCAGATCGGCTGGCAGCTCTTCCTCTTCCTGGCGCTCGTCCTCGACGCGATCGCGATCGCCGGGCAGGTGCTGATCGGCCGCGCGCTCGGGGGCGGACGGACCGACGAGGCGGTCGAGGCGGCCCACCGCATGGTCCTGTGGACCGTCGTCGTCGGGCTGGCCGCCGCGGCCCTCCTGCTGCTGGCGCGCGAGCCGGTGATCGGCGCCTTCACCGACGACGACGCGGTGCGGGACCGGGCCCGGGCGCTGTGGCCGCTGCTCTGCCTGATGCTGCCCTTCGCCGCCGCGGTCTTCGCCTTCGACGGCATCCTCATCGGCGCCGGCGACAGCCGCTTCCTGGCCGGCGCGATGACCGCCGCCGCCCTGCTCGGCATCCCCGCGATGGTGCTCTTCCGCGGGCTCGACTGGGGCGTCGCGGGCGTCTGGGGCGGGATCGTCGTGACGATGCTCGCCCGTCTGGTCGGCACGTGGTGGCGCTTCCGCGGGCGGCGCTGGGCGACGCCGGGCGCCTGGCGGTAG
- a CDS encoding class II fumarate hydratase, which translates to MAETLYGTETQKAVENFPISGERVPIQVIKWQARIKGAAARVNAELGKLDGEIAEKIAAAAGEIVAGKHDDQFPIDVFQTGSGTSTNMNVNEVISALTGGAAHRNDHVNMGQSSNDTFPSAVHLAALDEATNRLLPALGQLEASLQAKADEFADVVKAGRTHLMDAVPVTLGQEFSGYAAQVRLGAKRVRNALPQVGQIPLGGTATGTGLNTPADFAPKVRERLVADSGLDLIAAPEDPFEAQANRDALVELSGALKSVAVSLTKIAQDIALMGSGPRAGIGELFLPELQKGSSIMPGKVNPVLPEVVLQVSAQVIGNDAAITIGGMQGQFELNVRVPLIARNLLQSIHLLSTASKAFAEKAIDGIRANTRGTDASAGATLATATALNEAIGYDKATEIVKKATESGEPLRDVALAEGVDADLYDRTIDLRKIAAGNRD; encoded by the coding sequence ATGGCTGAGACGCTGTACGGCACCGAGACCCAGAAGGCCGTCGAGAACTTCCCGATCTCCGGCGAGCGGGTGCCGATCCAGGTCATCAAGTGGCAGGCGCGGATCAAGGGCGCCGCCGCCCGGGTCAATGCCGAGCTGGGCAAGCTCGACGGCGAGATCGCCGAGAAGATCGCCGCCGCGGCGGGCGAGATCGTCGCCGGCAAGCACGACGACCAGTTCCCGATCGACGTCTTCCAGACGGGCTCGGGCACGTCGACGAACATGAACGTCAACGAGGTCATCTCCGCCCTGACCGGCGGCGCGGCGCACCGCAACGACCACGTGAACATGGGGCAGTCGTCCAACGACACGTTCCCCTCCGCCGTGCACCTGGCCGCGCTCGACGAGGCCACGAACCGGCTGCTGCCGGCGCTGGGGCAGCTCGAGGCGTCGCTGCAGGCCAAGGCCGACGAGTTCGCCGACGTCGTCAAGGCCGGCCGGACGCACCTGATGGATGCCGTGCCGGTCACGCTGGGCCAGGAGTTCTCGGGCTACGCCGCGCAGGTGCGCCTGGGGGCCAAGCGCGTCCGCAACGCCCTGCCGCAGGTCGGGCAGATCCCGCTCGGCGGCACCGCCACCGGCACCGGCCTGAACACCCCGGCCGACTTCGCGCCGAAGGTCCGCGAGCGGCTCGTCGCCGACTCGGGCCTGGACCTGATCGCCGCGCCCGAGGACCCGTTCGAGGCCCAGGCCAACCGGGACGCGCTCGTCGAGCTGTCCGGCGCGCTGAAGTCCGTCGCCGTCTCGCTGACGAAGATCGCCCAGGACATCGCGCTGATGGGCTCGGGCCCGCGCGCCGGCATCGGCGAGCTGTTCCTGCCCGAGCTGCAGAAGGGCTCGTCGATCATGCCGGGCAAGGTCAACCCGGTCCTGCCCGAGGTCGTCCTGCAGGTGTCGGCCCAGGTCATCGGCAACGACGCCGCGATCACCATCGGCGGCATGCAGGGCCAGTTCGAGCTGAACGTGCGCGTGCCGCTCATCGCGCGCAACCTGCTGCAGTCGATCCACCTGCTCTCCACCGCGTCGAAGGCGTTCGCCGAGAAGGCGATCGACGGCATCCGCGCCAACACGCGCGGCACGGACGCGTCGGCCGGCGCCACCCTCGCCACGGCGACGGCGCTGAACGAGGCCATCGGCTACGACAAGGCGACCGAGATCGTCAAGAAGGCGACGGAGTCCGGCGAGCCGCTCCGCGACGTCGCGCTCGCCGAGGGCGTCGACGCCGACCTGTACGACCGCACGATCGACCTGCGGAAGATCGCCGCCGGCAACCGGGACTGA
- a CDS encoding SpoIID/LytB domain-containing protein codes for MSVPPSAPRRRRAALLGTLTATVLAASVAPAGATERVVVRGGGFGHGVGMSQYGARGMAAHGASAREILAHYYTGTSISRLRDGRRVRVALQWGRDATTVSGAATIGGARVDPARAYRIVRHGSGVRVLPADGSRPVGTAKGGVQVRPAAGTVRVAGGAADGVVDGAFRGRVDVLPDGAGVVVVNDLDLEDYLRGVVTKESPADWPAAALQAQAIAARTYAVTNAVGGRSFDQWPDVRSQVYAGIAGETAAGDRAVRATRGQVVTIDRKPVITYFFSTSGGRTEDARNVFPDPTPRSWLRSVPDPYEADAPLHRWTRTFSLASASARLDGVGRIRAVQVLRRGDSPRIVRARVTGTAGRRTVDGGTLQTAFDLPDRPSAVVVVSISACRRATPGPTPATAAPSAADVAADDPAAGALALAERGARDVAAALDRARRASAAPADGCRLVGALRPAPAATADVQERRASGWRTVRRVRLDGDGGFAVTVPRGGTWRLRAGGVATPAVAARR; via the coding sequence GTGTCCGTCCCCCCGTCAGCACCGCGCCGTCGGCGCGCCGCGCTGCTTGGGACGCTGACGGCGACCGTCCTCGCCGCGTCGGTGGCGCCGGCGGGCGCCACGGAGCGCGTGGTCGTCCGGGGCGGGGGCTTCGGCCACGGCGTCGGCATGAGCCAGTACGGCGCCCGCGGGATGGCGGCCCACGGCGCGTCGGCCCGCGAGATCCTCGCGCACTACTACACGGGCACCTCGATCTCGCGGCTCCGCGACGGCCGCCGGGTGCGGGTGGCGCTGCAGTGGGGGCGGGACGCGACGACCGTCTCCGGCGCCGCGACGATCGGCGGCGCCCGCGTCGACCCCGCGCGCGCGTACCGGATCGTCCGCCACGGCAGCGGGGTGCGGGTGCTGCCGGCGGACGGCTCCCGCCCGGTCGGGACGGCGAAGGGCGGCGTGCAGGTGCGGCCGGCCGCCGGGACGGTGCGCGTGGCCGGCGGTGCGGCGGACGGGGTCGTCGACGGCGCCTTCCGCGGTCGCGTCGACGTGCTGCCCGACGGCGCCGGCGTGGTCGTGGTGAACGACCTGGACCTCGAGGACTACCTGCGCGGGGTGGTGACGAAGGAGTCCCCGGCCGACTGGCCGGCGGCCGCGCTGCAGGCGCAGGCGATCGCCGCGCGCACGTACGCCGTGACGAACGCCGTCGGCGGCCGCTCCTTCGACCAGTGGCCGGACGTGCGCTCGCAGGTCTACGCCGGCATCGCGGGCGAGACGGCCGCCGGCGACCGCGCGGTGCGGGCCACCCGCGGGCAGGTCGTCACCATCGACCGCAAGCCCGTCATCACCTACTTCTTCTCGACGAGCGGCGGCCGGACGGAGGACGCGCGCAACGTCTTCCCCGACCCGACCCCGCGGTCGTGGCTGCGCAGCGTGCCGGACCCGTACGAGGCGGACGCGCCGCTGCACCGCTGGACGCGCACCTTCTCGCTCGCCTCGGCGTCGGCGCGGCTGGACGGCGTCGGCCGGATCCGGGCGGTGCAGGTGCTGCGGCGCGGCGACTCGCCGCGGATCGTCCGGGCGCGCGTGACCGGGACGGCGGGGCGGCGCACCGTCGACGGCGGCACGCTGCAGACCGCGTTCGACCTGCCCGACCGGCCGTCCGCCGTCGTCGTCGTCTCGATCTCGGCCTGCCGCCGGGCCACCCCCGGCCCGACGCCCGCGACCGCGGCGCCGTCGGCGGCCGACGTGGCGGCGGACGATCCCGCCGCCGGGGCGCTCGCGCTGGCGGAGCGCGGGGCGCGCGACGTCGCCGCGGCGCTCGACCGGGCGCGCCGCGCCTCGGCCGCCCCGGCGGACGGCTGCCGGCTCGTCGGCGCCCTGCGCCCGGCGCCGGCGGCGACCGCCGACGTGCAGGAGCGCCGGGCCTCCGGCTGGCGGACCGTGCGCCGCGTGCGGCTGGACGGCGACGGCGGCTTCGCGGTGACCGTCCCGCGCGGCGGCACGTGGCGGCTGCGGGCCGGCGGCGTCGCCACGCCGGCCGTCGCGGCCCGTCGCTGA
- a CDS encoding GGDEF domain-containing protein: MPLTALLSSAPDLPQAVIDALPMQLAVVDHDGTILRTNAAWMGFAAENGAPEGTDFVGVNYLHVCRASAHSSEDAAATAAALREVLEGDRAHFVLEYPCHTPRAMRWFELHLTPLEYAEGRGALVAHIDVTARKLAEQRLDQLAHHDELTGLPNVRQLRARLDEAVGTPGTALLLFDLDRFKDVNDTDGHLVGDRVLQAVGAIVHEVALVPGAFCARQGGDEFAMLVPAGTTSTLAGHAEGLRLALRRGLARVATTHAVTASVGATPIVAGETATDAIARADAALYRAKAAGGDRAVVDPATAPE, translated from the coding sequence ATGCCGCTGACCGCCCTCCTGTCGAGCGCGCCGGACCTGCCGCAGGCGGTGATCGACGCGCTGCCGATGCAGCTGGCCGTCGTGGACCACGACGGCACCATCCTGCGGACGAACGCGGCGTGGATGGGCTTCGCCGCCGAGAACGGCGCGCCCGAGGGCACCGACTTCGTCGGCGTGAACTACCTGCACGTGTGCCGGGCGTCGGCGCACAGCAGCGAGGACGCCGCCGCGACGGCCGCGGCGCTGCGCGAGGTCCTCGAGGGGGACCGGGCGCACTTCGTCCTCGAGTACCCCTGCCACACGCCGCGGGCGATGCGGTGGTTCGAGCTGCACCTGACCCCGCTCGAGTACGCGGAGGGTCGCGGGGCGCTCGTCGCGCACATCGACGTGACCGCGCGCAAGCTCGCCGAGCAGCGCCTGGACCAGCTCGCGCACCACGACGAGCTCACGGGCCTGCCGAACGTCCGCCAGCTGCGCGCGCGCCTGGACGAGGCCGTCGGCACGCCCGGCACCGCGCTGCTGCTCTTCGACCTGGACCGCTTCAAGGACGTCAACGACACGGACGGGCACCTGGTCGGCGACCGCGTGCTGCAGGCCGTCGGCGCGATCGTGCACGAGGTCGCGCTCGTGCCCGGCGCCTTCTGCGCCCGGCAGGGCGGCGACGAGTTCGCGATGCTGGTCCCCGCCGGCACGACGAGCACACTCGCCGGCCACGCCGAGGGGCTGCGTCTGGCCCTGCGCCGCGGCCTGGCCCGCGTGGCGACCACCCACGCCGTCACGGCGAGCGTCGGCGCCACGCCGATCGTCGCGGGCGAGACGGCGACGGACGCGATCGCCCGCGCCGACGCGGCGCTGTACCGCGCGAAGGCGGCGGGCGGCGACCGCGCCGTCGTCGATCCGGCGACCGCGCCGGAGTAG